One Paenibacillus riograndensis SBR5 DNA segment encodes these proteins:
- a CDS encoding glycoside hydrolase family 3 C-terminal domain-containing protein: protein MTTDIRHLISQLTLEEKAALCSGLDFWHTQGIERLGIPSVMMTDGPHGLRKQAESADHLGLHNSVPATCFPSAAGLASSWNRELIRRVGEALGRECQAEDVAVLLGPGTNIKRSPLNGRNFEYFSEDPYLSSEMAANHIQGVQSQGVGTSLKHFAANNQEHRRMSTDAVIDERTLREIYLASFEGAVKQSQPWSVMCSYNRVNGEYASESETLLTRILRDEWGFEGFVVSDWGAVNERVKALQAGLELEMPSSGGIGDAKIVAAVNSGELSIETLDLAVERLLGFIFKREENRQENIPFEPDEHHRLAREVARESMVLLKNEDGLLPLAPQGTLAIIGEFAKKPRYQGGGSSHVNPTRLDDAFAELQAVAGDAASFLYAQGYELGSDDVNENLLREARDTAAKSDAAVLFLGLPDRYESEGYDRSHLSLPASHIALIGAVAEVQDNIIVVLSNGSPVEMPWIGKTKAVLEGYLGGQAFGGAVADLLFGVVSPSGKLAETFPVKLSDNPSFLNFPGEGDKVEYKEGLFVGYRYYDKKEMEPLFPFGFGLSYTEFEYSDLVLDKTGINDTETVQVTVTVKNTGSRTGQEIVQLYVSDVESSVIRPLQELKGFQKVALQPGEARGVSFTLDKRAFAYYNVQLGDWHVESGAFRIGVGASSRDIRLNAFLEVASTTEIAVSFHRNTTVGDLLDNPLTAEHAKKFSSIFGLESAMEDNPDMFVAMMKYMPLRAMIGFGQGNYTEEDLAQDLRQLNALAAAK from the coding sequence ATGACTACTGACATTCGACATCTCATTTCGCAATTGACGCTTGAAGAGAAGGCCGCACTCTGCTCAGGCCTTGATTTCTGGCATACCCAAGGGATTGAGCGGCTGGGCATCCCGTCTGTAATGATGACAGACGGTCCGCATGGCCTGCGCAAACAGGCGGAGAGCGCAGACCATCTGGGTCTTCATAACAGCGTGCCTGCCACTTGTTTCCCTTCAGCGGCAGGACTCGCTTCTTCCTGGAACCGGGAGCTGATCCGCCGGGTCGGTGAAGCATTGGGCAGAGAATGCCAGGCTGAGGATGTGGCCGTTCTGCTGGGACCAGGCACCAATATCAAACGTTCCCCGCTCAATGGGCGAAATTTTGAATATTTTTCTGAAGATCCTTATTTGTCTTCGGAGATGGCCGCGAATCATATTCAGGGTGTGCAGAGCCAGGGAGTGGGCACATCGCTGAAGCATTTTGCCGCCAATAACCAGGAGCACCGCAGAATGTCCACCGATGCGGTGATTGACGAGCGGACGCTGCGGGAGATTTATCTGGCGAGCTTCGAAGGGGCGGTGAAGCAAAGCCAGCCATGGAGCGTCATGTGCTCCTACAACCGGGTGAACGGCGAATATGCTTCGGAAAGTGAAACGTTGCTGACACGGATTCTCCGGGACGAGTGGGGGTTTGAAGGCTTCGTAGTGTCCGACTGGGGAGCGGTGAACGAGCGGGTGAAGGCGCTGCAGGCCGGGCTTGAACTGGAGATGCCTTCAAGCGGAGGGATCGGAGATGCCAAAATCGTCGCTGCTGTGAACAGCGGCGAGCTGTCCATAGAGACGCTGGACCTTGCGGTGGAGCGGCTGCTTGGCTTTATTTTCAAGCGGGAGGAGAACCGCCAAGAGAACATCCCGTTTGAGCCGGACGAGCACCACCGTCTGGCGCGTGAGGTGGCCAGGGAAAGCATGGTGCTGCTGAAGAATGAAGACGGCCTTCTCCCGCTGGCCCCGCAAGGCACGCTTGCCATCATCGGTGAGTTCGCCAAGAAGCCGCGTTATCAGGGGGGCGGCAGCTCGCATGTGAATCCGACGAGGCTGGATGATGCTTTTGCAGAACTGCAGGCGGTGGCGGGAGATGCTGCAAGCTTCCTGTATGCGCAGGGCTATGAGCTGGGCAGCGATGATGTGAACGAAAATCTTCTGCGTGAAGCGCGCGACACAGCCGCCAAGTCGGATGCCGCAGTGCTGTTCCTTGGGCTGCCGGACAGATACGAGTCGGAGGGGTATGACCGCAGCCATCTGTCGCTGCCCGCCAGCCACATTGCGCTGATCGGGGCGGTGGCTGAGGTGCAGGACAATATTATCGTAGTGCTGAGCAATGGTTCCCCGGTAGAAATGCCCTGGATCGGCAAAACGAAGGCCGTTCTGGAAGGCTACTTGGGCGGTCAGGCTTTCGGCGGCGCGGTTGCCGACCTGCTCTTCGGCGTCGTTAGTCCAAGCGGGAAGCTGGCCGAAACGTTCCCTGTGAAGCTAAGCGACAACCCGTCGTTCCTGAATTTTCCCGGTGAAGGCGACAAGGTGGAATACAAGGAAGGCTTGTTCGTCGGCTACCGCTATTATGACAAAAAAGAGATGGAGCCGCTGTTCCCGTTCGGCTTCGGGCTGAGCTACACCGAATTTGAATATAGTGACTTGGTGCTGGATAAAACCGGCATAAACGATACTGAAACCGTCCAGGTCACCGTAACCGTGAAGAATACCGGCAGCCGGACCGGGCAGGAGATCGTGCAGCTCTATGTCAGTGACGTGGAGAGCAGTGTCATCCGGCCGCTGCAGGAGCTGAAAGGCTTCCAGAAGGTAGCACTGCAGCCCGGAGAGGCGCGGGGGGTGTCTTTTACACTGGATAAACGGGCTTTTGCCTATTACAATGTGCAGCTTGGCGATTGGCATGTCGAGAGCGGAGCTTTCCGGATTGGGGTCGGCGCTTCCTCCCGCGATATCCGTCTGAATGCTTTCCTTGAAGTGGCTTCGACGACGGAGATAGCAGTGAGCTTTCACCGCAATACTACCGTCGGGGATTTGCTGGACAATCCGCTTACAGCAGAGCACGCGAAGAAATTCAGCAGTATTTTCGGACTCGAAAGTGCGATGGAGGATAATCCGGACATGTTCGTCGCGATGATGAAATATATGCCGCTGCGGGCCATGATCGGCTTCGGGCAGGGGAATTACACCGAGGAGGATTTGGCTCAGGATCTGCGGCAGCTGAATGCGCTGGCGGCAGCGAAATAA
- a CDS encoding DUF5680 domain-containing protein gives MKGIIDFLLVAKKETYAGKGPETPPSRPQSHDLAFQKGNLKYLDTYLGTKKFAGEEALWEDGKPVWALNYAGRVLADGFSGDFLKEALLHVPEDKPFRGPETYRRDGFTYKCTVDGDFQWFSGYEEIWNGADKVYECRFHGGLIQ, from the coding sequence ATGAAGGGAATCATTGATTTTTTATTGGTGGCCAAAAAGGAAACTTATGCGGGTAAAGGCCCGGAAACGCCGCCGTCCCGCCCGCAGTCGCATGATTTGGCATTTCAAAAAGGAAATCTAAAGTATCTGGATACCTACCTGGGAACAAAAAAGTTTGCCGGGGAAGAAGCCCTGTGGGAGGATGGGAAACCGGTCTGGGCGTTGAACTATGCTGGAAGGGTGCTTGCGGATGGCTTTAGCGGCGATTTTTTGAAGGAAGCTCTGCTGCATGTGCCTGAGGACAAACCCTTCAGAGGTCCGGAGACTTACCGGAGAGACGGTTTTACATACAAATGTACGGTGGATGGTGATTTCCAGTGGTTCAGCGGGTACGAGGAGATCTGGAACGGGGCAGACAAAGTCTATGAGTGCAGGTTTCATGGCGGGTTGATTCAATAA
- a CDS encoding helix-turn-helix domain-containing protein, protein MLELLEDHERIPYICRLLYEAYRLPVAWMNSKGETEQTPHPSAHIRPPVEGVQGLPAEVLEMMQEAADSRKDSRTAAFPLICTTAYLENFIVLPLYGELEPAGAIVIGPSLYAPLTEENAGILLRDHNIPAGGQEAWLQYYRSLPVLDRMRLYHAAILLYTLATGQALSISELLQDSQPLQTAQLKDSAPDLNLSYRRENIWLHHDPSQERELFRHIRSGDKGGLLQTHAGFNEDQYGLLSKTSQLRSKKNLAISSITLATRAAIDGGLFWEIAYTLSDFHIQHIEELKDIPAVDRAQLAALCDFADHVKDNRRSKLSRTSALCQNYIFNHLYEELTLSRLAGVAGLNASYLSQLFKKETGLAVSDYIQRERIEEAKRLMELPGITLSDIATRLHFNDQSYFTKVFKKYTATTPKQFRHDRGII, encoded by the coding sequence ATGCTGGAGCTTCTGGAGGATCATGAACGGATTCCTTATATTTGCAGGCTGCTGTACGAAGCTTATCGGCTGCCGGTGGCATGGATGAATTCCAAAGGCGAAACGGAGCAGACACCCCATCCGTCTGCCCACATCCGGCCTCCGGTTGAAGGCGTCCAAGGGCTTCCGGCTGAAGTTCTAGAAATGATGCAAGAGGCCGCAGACAGCCGGAAGGATTCAAGGACTGCTGCTTTTCCGCTAATCTGCACAACGGCTTACCTGGAGAATTTCATCGTCCTCCCTCTATACGGAGAGCTGGAGCCGGCCGGGGCCATCGTTATCGGCCCTTCGCTGTACGCTCCCCTGACCGAAGAAAATGCGGGCATCTTGCTGCGTGACCACAACATTCCTGCTGGAGGGCAAGAGGCCTGGCTGCAATATTACCGCAGTCTGCCCGTGCTGGACCGGATGCGGCTGTATCATGCGGCCATTCTGCTGTATACGCTGGCTACCGGCCAGGCTCTGTCCATCAGCGAGCTGCTGCAAGATTCGCAGCCCCTCCAGACTGCGCAGCTTAAGGACAGCGCACCTGATCTGAATCTGTCCTACCGGCGGGAGAATATCTGGCTGCACCATGATCCGAGCCAAGAGCGCGAGCTGTTCCGGCATATCCGCAGCGGAGACAAGGGCGGGCTGCTCCAGACTCATGCAGGCTTCAACGAAGATCAGTACGGGCTGCTCTCCAAGACAAGCCAGCTGCGCAGCAAAAAGAACCTCGCCATCTCCTCCATCACCCTGGCGACCCGCGCCGCCATTGACGGAGGGCTGTTCTGGGAGATCGCCTACACGCTGAGCGATTTTCATATTCAGCACATTGAGGAGCTGAAGGATATTCCGGCGGTGGACCGTGCCCAGCTTGCGGCTCTGTGCGATTTTGCCGATCATGTGAAGGACAACCGCAGGTCCAAGCTGTCCCGCACCTCTGCGCTGTGCCAGAATTATATTTTCAACCATCTGTATGAAGAGCTTACTTTGAGCAGGCTTGCGGGCGTTGCCGGGCTGAATGCCAGCTACCTCTCCCAGCTGTTCAAGAAGGAAACGGGCCTTGCCGTCAGCGATTACATTCAGCGGGAACGGATCGAGGAGGCCAAACGCCTGATGGAGCTGCCGGGGATCACCCTGTCGGATATCGCTACCCGGCTGCATTTTAACGACCAGAGCTATTTTACCAAAGTATTTAAGAAATATACCGCCACCACCCCCAAGCAGTTCCGGCATGACCGGGGGATCATCTGA